One window from the genome of Trabulsiella odontotermitis encodes:
- the ltaE gene encoding low-specificity L-threonine aldolase has protein sequence MIDLRSDTVTRPGRVMLEAMMAAPVGDDVYGDDPTVNELQRYAAELGGKEAALFLPTGTQANLVALLSHCERGEEYIVGQVAHNYLYEAGGAAVLGSIQPQPIDAAPDGTLPLDNVAAKIKADDIHFARTRLLSLENTHNGKVLPREYLKQAWEFTRERGLSLHVDGARIFNAVVDYGCELRDVTQYCDSFTICLSKGLGTPVGSLLVGSADYIKRATRWRKMAGGGMRQAGILAAAGLYALKNNVQRLQQDHDNAAWMAAQLRETGVDVMRHDTNMLFVRVGETHAAALGEFMRERGVLINAAPALRLVMHLDVNREQLAQVVSHWQAFLQR, from the coding sequence GTGATCGATCTACGTAGTGATACCGTCACCCGTCCGGGGCGTGTCATGCTGGAAGCTATGATGGCTGCCCCGGTCGGGGATGACGTCTATGGCGACGACCCTACCGTCAACGAACTGCAGCGCTACGCCGCCGAACTGGGCGGAAAAGAGGCGGCGCTGTTTCTACCCACCGGCACCCAAGCCAATCTCGTGGCGCTGCTGAGCCATTGCGAACGCGGCGAAGAGTATATCGTCGGCCAGGTGGCGCATAACTATCTCTATGAAGCGGGCGGTGCTGCCGTGCTGGGCAGCATTCAGCCGCAACCGATTGACGCCGCGCCGGACGGCACGCTGCCACTCGACAACGTCGCGGCCAAAATCAAAGCCGATGATATTCACTTTGCGCGCACGCGCCTGCTGAGTCTGGAAAACACCCACAACGGCAAAGTACTGCCGCGTGAATACCTGAAACAGGCGTGGGAATTCACCCGCGAGCGCGGGCTTTCCCTGCATGTTGATGGCGCGCGGATCTTTAACGCTGTGGTGGATTACGGCTGCGAGCTCCGCGACGTGACGCAATACTGCGACTCCTTCACCATCTGCCTGTCAAAAGGACTGGGGACGCCGGTCGGTTCGCTGCTGGTCGGCAGCGCGGACTACATCAAACGGGCAACCCGCTGGCGTAAAATGGCCGGCGGCGGTATGCGTCAGGCCGGTATTCTGGCAGCCGCCGGGTTGTATGCGCTGAAAAACAATGTCCAGCGACTGCAACAGGATCACGACAACGCCGCCTGGATGGCTGCGCAGTTGCGTGAAACAGGCGTCGATGTCATGCGCCATGATACCAACATGCTGTTTGTTCGCGTCGGTGAAACTCACGCGGCCGCGCTGGGCGAGTTTATGCGCGAGCGCGGCGTGCTGATCAACGCGGCTCCCGCCCTGCGTCTGGTAATGCATCTTGATGTCAACCGCGAACAGCTGGCGCAGGTAGTCAGCCACTGGCAGGCATTTTTACAGCGTTAA
- a CDS encoding SDR family oxidoreductase — MSQPILVLGASGYIGQHLVTELSQRGYTVRAAARRIERLEKRQLPGVSCHQVDLIWPQNLPDLLNGVDTLYYLVHGMGEGGDFVAHERQVALNVRDALRDTPVKQIIFLSSLQAPESQQSEHLRARQITADVLRDAGCPVTELRAGIIVGAGSAAFEVMRDMVYNLPVLTPPRWVRSRTTPIALENLLFYLVELLNHPAPDHRIFEAAGPDVLSYQQQFEHFMQVSGRHRLLIPVPFPTSWVSVWFLNVITSVPPTTAKALIQGLKHDLLADDAALRVLIPQSLIRFDDAVRRTLKEEEKLVNSSDWGYDPQAFARWRPEYGYYAKQAGCTVQTSASLSALWEVVNRIGGNEGYFFGNILWKIRASLDLLVGHKLAKGRPDHQYLQTGDAVDSWKVIIVEPEKQLTLLFGMKAPGLGRLSFTLCDKGSHRELDVRAWWHPHGMPGLFYWLLMIPAHLFIFRGMARTIARFAEQITIKVLK, encoded by the coding sequence GTGTCGCAACCCATTCTGGTGCTCGGCGCCAGCGGCTATATCGGCCAACATCTGGTGACTGAGCTTAGCCAGCGCGGCTATACCGTGCGGGCGGCGGCACGTCGTATTGAACGGCTGGAAAAACGACAGTTGCCCGGCGTCAGCTGCCATCAGGTCGATCTCATCTGGCCACAAAATCTGCCCGACCTGTTAAACGGCGTGGACACGCTTTATTACCTGGTACACGGCATGGGCGAAGGCGGCGATTTTGTCGCCCATGAACGGCAGGTGGCACTGAACGTACGCGATGCGTTGCGTGACACGCCGGTGAAGCAAATTATCTTTCTCAGCTCGCTGCAGGCACCGGAAAGTCAGCAGTCAGAACATCTGCGCGCCCGGCAAATCACCGCCGACGTGCTGCGCGATGCGGGCTGCCCGGTGACGGAACTGCGCGCCGGCATTATCGTCGGCGCAGGCTCTGCTGCCTTCGAAGTGATGCGCGATATGGTGTACAACCTGCCGGTGCTGACGCCGCCGCGCTGGGTACGCTCGCGAACCACGCCGATTGCGCTGGAAAACCTGCTGTTTTATCTGGTAGAGCTGTTAAATCACCCTGCGCCTGATCACCGCATTTTTGAAGCCGCCGGGCCGGACGTACTGAGTTATCAGCAGCAGTTCGAGCATTTCATGCAGGTCAGTGGCCGTCACCGGCTGCTGATCCCCGTGCCCTTCCCCACCAGTTGGGTGTCGGTGTGGTTCCTCAATGTGATTACCTCCGTGCCGCCAACCACCGCCAAGGCACTGATCCAGGGGTTGAAGCACGATCTGTTAGCCGATGACGCCGCGCTGCGCGTTCTCATTCCACAGTCGCTGATCCGTTTTGATGACGCGGTGCGCCGCACGCTGAAAGAAGAGGAAAAACTGGTGAACTCCAGCGACTGGGGTTACGACCCGCAGGCGTTTGCCCGCTGGCGCCCGGAATATGGCTACTACGCCAAACAGGCGGGCTGCACGGTGCAGACCTCTGCCAGCCTGAGCGCGTTGTGGGAAGTGGTCAACCGCATCGGCGGCAACGAGGGCTATTTCTTCGGCAATATTCTGTGGAAAATCCGCGCCAGTCTGGATCTGCTGGTCGGCCATAAGCTGGCGAAAGGTCGCCCTGACCATCAGTACCTGCAAACCGGCGACGCGGTGGACAGCTGGAAAGTGATTATTGTCGAGCCAGAAAAACAGCTGACGTTGCTGTTCGGCATGAAAGCGCCAGGACTCGGCCGCCTCAGTTTTACCCTTTGCGATAAAGGCTCGCACCGCGAACTGGATGTACGCGCCTGGTGGCATCCGCATGGCATGCCGGGGCTGTTTTACTGGCTGCTGATGATCCCCGCACATCTGTTCATTTTCAGAGGCATGGCGCGGACAATTGCGCGTTTTGCAGAACAAATCACAATCAAGGTCTTAAAATAA